One genomic window of Prinia subflava isolate CZ2003 ecotype Zambia chromosome 27, Cam_Psub_1.2, whole genome shotgun sequence includes the following:
- the LOC134562416 gene encoding zinc finger protein 239-like, whose amino-acid sequence MKRKMPQDSQTGKEEVTAPFPLSPAPSPSPAWAPAAGKPRCRRRPAGAALGGSPFPSLCHRGKSHPVVFLRSPDKKLRKETREDKSRQQNLMEEAILSGSTEEESSREEKYQRFHIKKGSTPIQGCSDEEIPTLFQGRGKRSSQSSDLMAHEQRHDKERRYECLKCGKSFSQNSSLIRHQRIHTGERPYQCGECGKGCRDSSALIVHMRIHNGERPYECAECGKSFSHSSSLTVHKRTHTGERPYQCGECGKGFNQRSKMIIHQMTHTGERPYKCSQCEKRFQTSSTLLVHQRIHTDERPFRCPDCGKGFKHNSTLVTHLRIHTGERPYKCPQCGKSFSDSSALTQHQHRHR is encoded by the coding sequence ATGAAGAGGAAGATGCCCCAGGACAGCCAGACAGGTAAGGAAGAAGTCactgcccctttccccctctctcctgctccatctcccagcccagcatgggccccagctgcaggaaaaccccgctgccgacgccgtcctgccggggctgcactggggggatctcctttcccttccctctgccacagaggcaaatcccatcctgtcgTTTTCCTTCGTTCCCCCGACAAGAAGCTGAGGAAAGAGACCAGAGAGGACAAATCCCGAcagcagaacctcatggaagagGCCATTTTGAGTGGATCCACAGAAGAGGAATCCAGCCGGGAGGAAAAGTACCAGAGATTTCACATTAAGAAGGGCTCCACACCCATCCAAGGATGTTCTGATGAGGAAATACCCACTCTATTCCAGGGACGTGGTAAGAGATCCAGCCAGAGCTCAGACCTCATGGCCCATGAGCAGCGTCATGACAAAGAGAGGCGCTATGAGTGCTTgaagtgtgggaagagctttagCCAGAACTCCTCCCTGATCcgccaccagaggatccacactggggaacggccctaccagtgtggggaatgtgggaagggctgcagagacagctctgccctgatTGTCCACATGAGGATCCATAatggggagaggccctatgagtgtgcggagtgtgggaagagcttcagccacagctccagcttgACTGTCCACAAGAGAacccacactggggagaggccctaccagtgtggggaatgtgggaagggcttcaacCAGAGGTCCAAAATGATCATCCACCAAATGActcacactggggagaggccctacaagTGTTCCCAGTGTgagaagaggtttcagaccagctccaCTCTCCTCGTGCACCAGCGCATTCACACAGAcgagaggcccttccgctgccctgacTGTGGGAAGGGTTTCAAGCACAACTCCACCCTCGTCACCCACCTgcgcatccacactggggagaggccctacaagtgtccccagtgtgggaagagcttctcagACAGCTCTGCCTTGACCCAACACCAACACAGACACCGGTAA